CTTGAGGCCGGCTTCCCGCTTAGATGCTTTCAGCGGTTATCCATCCCGAACGTAGCTAATCAGCGGTGCTCCTGGCGGAACAACTGACACACCAGAGGTTCGTCCAACCCGGTCCTCTCGTACTAGGGTCAGATCCTCTCAAACTTCCTACGCGCGCAGCGGATAGGGACCGAACTGTCTCACGACGTTCTAAACCCAGCTCGCGTACCGCTTTAATGGGCGAACAGCCCAACCCTTGGGACCTACTCCAGCCCCAGGATGCGACGAGCCGACATCGAGGTGCCAAACCATGCCGTCGATATGGACTCTTGGGCAAGATCAGCCTGTTATCCCCGAGGTACCTTTTATCCGTTGAGCGACAGCGCTTCCACAAGCCACTGCCGGATCACTAGTCCCGACTTTCGTCCCTGCTCGACCTGTCAGTCTCACAGTCAAGCTCCCTTGTGCACTTACACTCGCCACCTGATTGCCAACCAGGTTGAGGGAACCTTTGGGCGCCTCCGTTACTTTTTGGGAGGCAACCGCCCCAGTTAAACTACCCACCAGGCACTGTCCCTGAACCGGATTACGGTTCGAAGTTAGATATCCAGAGTGACCAGAGTGGTATTTCAACAATGACTCCACGGTAACTGGCGTCACCGCTTCAAAGTCTCCCACCTATCCTACACAAGCCACACCGAACACCAATACCAAGCTGTAGTAAAGGTCACGGGGTCTTTCCGTCCTGCTGCGCGTAACGAGCATCTTTACTCGTAATGCAATTTCGCCGAGTTCGCGGTTGAGACAGTTGGGAAGTCGTTACGCCATTCGTGCAGGTCGGAACTTACCCGACAAGGAATTTCGCTACCTTAGGATGGTTATAGTTACCACCGCCGTTTACTGGGGCTTAAATTCTCAGCTTCGCCTTGCGGCTAACCGGTCCTCTTAACCTTCCAGCACCGGGCAGGCGTCAGTCCGTATACATCGTCTTGCGACTTGGCACGGACCTGTGTTTTTAGTAAACAGTCGCTACCCACTAGTCTCTGCGGCCTCCAAACGCTTTCGGAGCAAGTCCTAATACGTCGAAGGCCCCCTTCTCCCGAAGTTACGGGGGCATTTTGCCGAGTTCCTTTAACCACGATTCTCTCGATCTCCTTGGTATTCTCTACCTGACCACCTGAGTCGGTTTGGGGTACGGGCGGCTAGAACCTCGCGTCGATGCTTTTCTCGGCAGCATAGGATCATCCACTTTTTATCCGCATCGTGTCTCAGCCTGTATGAGTCGCGGATTTGCCTACGACTCGGCCTACGCACTTGCACCAGGACAACCATCGCCTGGCTTGGACTACCTTCCTGCGTCACACCTGTTAATACGCTAACCGCACCAGCATGGGGTCACGTGCTCCCCTCCACGGTGTCACCCGAAGGTGACGATGTGAAGGCTCGGACGTTTAGCACCACTGGATTAGCTTGGGCGGTTCTTCGCCGGTACGGGAATATCAACCCGTTGTCCATCGACTACGCCTGTCGGCCTCGCCTTAGGTCCCGACTTACCCAGGGAAGATTAGCTTGACCCTGGAACCCTTGGTCTTTCGGAGGACGTGTTTCTCACACGTCATTCGCTACTCATGCCTGCATTCTCACTCGTGTAGCCTCCACGGCTGGTTTCCACCGCCGCTTCGCTGGCCACACGACGCTCTCCTACCCATCAACACGGCTGGACCACGAAGGCCTACCAATAATGTCAATGCCACAACTTCGGTGGCGTGCTTGAGCCCCGTTACATTGTCGGCGCGGAATCACTTGACCAGTGAGCTATTACGCACTCTTTCAAGGGTGGCTGCTTCTAAGCCAACCTCCTGGTTGTCAGAGCAACTCCACATCCTTTCCCACTTAGCACGCGCTTTGGGACCTTAGTTGGTGGTCTGGGTTGTTTCCCTCTCGACTATGAAGCTTATCCCCCACAGTCTCACTGCTGCGCTCTCACTTACCGGCATTCGGAGTTTGGCTGACGTCAGTAACCTTGTAGGGCCCATCGGCCATCCAGTAGCTCTACCTCCGGCAAGAAACACGCAACGCTGCACCTAAATGCATTTCGGAGAGAACCAGCTATCACGAAGTTTGATTGGCCTTTCACCCCTATCCACAGCTCATCCCCTCAGTTTTCAACCTAAGTGGGTTCGGTCCTCCACGACGTCTTACCGTCGCTTCAACCTGGCCATGGATAGATCACTTCGCTTCGGGTCTAGGACATGCGACTGAATCGCCCTATTCAGACTCGCTTTCGCTACGGCTACCCCACACGGGTTAACCTCGCCACATATCGCTAACTCGCAGGCTCATTCTTCAAAAGGCACGCTGTCACACCTACCAGGGTGCTCCAACGGTTTGTAAGCAAACGGTTTCAGGTACTATTTCACTCCCCTCCCGGGGTACTTTTCACCTTTCCCTCACGGTACTTGTCCGCTATCGGTCATCTGGGAGTATTTAGGCTTATCAGGTGGTCCTGACAGATTCACACGGGATTTCACGGGCCCCGTGCTACTTGGGATACTCTCCACGCCAGAACACGCATTTCGACTACGGGGTTGGCACCCTCTATGACCGGCCTTTCAAGACCGTTCGTCTATACGCTTCTGTAACGTCGCCAGCTCGGCAGAACTGACTGGTGAGTCCCACAACCCCGAATATGCAACTCCTGCCGGATATCACACACACTCGGTTTAGCCTGATCCGGTTTCGCTCGCCACTACTAACGGAATCGCGGTTGCTTTCTCTTCCTGTGGGTACTGAGATGTTTCACTTCCCCACGTTCCCTCTACCCGCCCTATATATTCAGGCGGGAGTCACTAGGTCGGCACGCCGCCCAGCGGGGTTTCCCCATTCGGACACCCTCGGATCAAAACTTGCTTATCAGTTCCCCGAGGCTTATCGCAGATTGCTACGTCCTTCTTCGGCTCCAGATGCCAAGGCATCCACCGTTTGCTCTTAAAGACTTGAAATCACATGAGTTTGAATCAAAAACTCGACCCCATCCGAAGATGGAATCAGAAATTGACTAATGATCTTTAAGATCATCTTGTGCAACCAGCTCGAAAGCCGGCTGCAAGATGCTCGCGTCCACTGTGTAGTTCTCAAAGTACGGGCGGAACCCCCATCCACCTGCCCCCACAGGGACAAACAGAAAGAGGTCCAGAGGTTCAGACCAGACCCCGAAGGATCCGCATCCGGTCCCTCAGGACCCAACAGCGTGCAGGCACCGGTCCCCTCACCCAGAACCTTCCAACCACCGAAGCGGCGTACTAGTCCCGAGATCAGATCTCGATGCCATGTCAAATGTTCCACCCATGAGCTCCCAGCGAAGAACGTATGCCTTCGATCTGGGTTCTGGACGCCGAAGCGTCAGATGCTCCTTAGAAAGGAGGTGATCCAGCCGCACCTTCCGGTACGGCTACCTTGTTACGACTTAGTCCTAATTACCGATCCCACCTTCGACGGCTCCCTCCACAAGGGTTAGGCCACCGGCTTCAGGTGTTACCGACTTTCATGACTTGACGGGCGGTGTGTACAAGACCCGGGAACGTATTCACCGCAGCGTTGCTGATCTGCGATTACTAGCGACTCCGACTTCATGAGGTCGAGTTGCAGACCTCAATCCGAACTGGGACCGGCTTTTTGGGATTCGCTCCACCTCACGGTATTGCAGCCCTTTGTACCGGCCATTGTAGCATGCGTGAAGCCCAAGACATAAGGGGCATGATGATTTGACGTCATCCCCACCTTCCTCCGAGTTGACCCCGGCAGTATCCCATGAGTTCCCACCATTACGTGCTGGCAACATAGAACGAGGGTTGCGCTCGTTGCGGGACTTAACCAACATCTCACGACACGAGCTGACGACAACCATGCACCACCTGTTTACGAGTGTCCAAAGAGTTGACCATTTCTGGCCCGTTCTCGTATATGTCAAGCCTTGGTAAGGTTCTTCGCGTTGCATCGAATTAATCCGCATGCTCCGCCGCTTGTGCGGGTCCCCGTCAATTCCTTTGAGTTTTAGCCTTGCGGCCGTACTCCCCAGGCGGGGAACTTAATGCGTTAGCTGCGTCACGGAATCCGTGGAATGGACCCCACAACTAGTTCCCAACGTTTACGGGGTGGACTACCAGGGTATCTAAGCCTGTTTGCTCCCCACCCTTTCGCTCCTCAGCGTCAGTTACGGCCCAGAGATCTGCCTTCGCCATCGGTGTTCCTCCTGATATCTGCGCATTCCACCGCTACACCAGGAATTCCAATCTCCCCTACCGCACTCTAGTCTGCCCGTACCCACTGCAGGCCCGAGGTTGAGCCTCGGGATTTCACAGCAGACGCGACAAACCGCCTACGAGCTCTTTACGCCCAATAATTCCGGATAACGCTTGCGCCCTACGTATTACCGCGGCTGCTGGCACGTAGTTAGCCGGCGCTTTTTCTGCAGGTACCGTCACTTTCGCTTCTTCCCTGCTAAAAGAGGTTTACAACCCGAAGGCCGTCATCCCTCACGCGGCGTTGCTGCATCAGGCTTTCGCCCATTGTGCAATATTCCCCACTGCTGCCTCCGTAGGAGTCTGGGCCGTGTCTCAGTCCCAGTGTGGCCGGTCACCCTCTCAGGCCGGCTACCCGTCGACGCCTTGGTGAGCCATTACCTCACCAACAAGCTGATAGGCCGCGAGCCCATCCCCAACCGAAAAATCTTTCCAAACGCAGACCATGCGGTCACGTCACATATCCAGTATTAGACGCCGTTTCCAGCGCTTATCCCAGAGTCAGGGGCAGGTTGCTCACGTGTTACTCACCCGTTCGCCACTGATCCCACAGAGCAAGCTCCGTGTTCACCGTTCGACTTGCATGTGTTAAGCACGCCGCCAGCGTTCATCCTGAGCCAGGATCAAACTCTCCGTAAAAAGAAATTGCATACGAACCGGGGAAAAACCGGAACGCAGCGAGTTTGATGCTGACCAAAGAGATAAATCATTGCTGACTATCCGTTGCCAACCCCACAAGGAGGTTGGTCTTTGATCCAAAGGAATTCTCACCCAGCCGAAGCTAGACGAGGATAATTTGGCATTTGACAAGTGCACGCTGTTGAGTTCTCAAGGATCGGATGCTCCCACGACCCAGCCATCACGACCAGGCCCGCAGGGCAACTTCTCTATCTTAGCCATCCCGACCCGCTTGTCAAATCGGCGCGCCGTGCGGATCTCGGATCAGCTGCGCAGCCTGTGACAGCCGCAGAAGGGGTGGATCTCCCATCCTAGACGCAAGCGTCTGATCTCTCAAGTGAGAGAGGATTGGGAGTGGTTCTCCGCTTGAGGGGGGTGAAGCTCTGGGCTTCTCCGCTTCCCTGTGGGGCGAACAAGTAATAAGTTACGTGGATTCCGGGGGTCTGGCAAATCGGGCGCACTCCCCCGGGCGTGTCGCAGGCCCTCATGCGCCTGATTCCCCCGGATCAGCCAGGGTTTCCGGCCACTTCGCGGCCGGGAGTAGCATCTCGCCATGGTCTCCGGTCGTCCCACCTCCGCCGCTGAGCTGCTCGCCCGCGTCGTGACCGAGGCGGGCGGGGACGCGTCGCCGGCCCCGGCGGACCCGGCCCTCCGTGCCCTCGGGGGCGTCCCGCTCTCTTCGCGCACGGCGACCGGCGATCTCGCTCTCGTCAGCGTCGCAGCAGTGGCCCTCGCCGCGGGTATCGATCTCACGCGCGTCGACCCCGTCCGCGTCGCCGTCGCCTACCGGAGCGACAGGTATCTGGAGGTGGGCGGCACTCCCCCTCCCGTGTGGGCGCCCCTCTCCGGGTTCTGGGCGAGCGCGGACGGATGGGTCCGGACACACGGCAACTACCCGCACCACGCCCGCGCGCTTCGCACCGCGCTGGACCTGGACGACAGGGCAGGAGCGGAGGCCGTGGCCCGCACGCTGGAGACGCTGCACACCGCGGAGGCCGTCCGCCGGATCTCCGAAGCCGGAGGTCTCGCCGTGGCCGTCCGCCCTGAGGACCGCGCGGCCGATGAGGCTCTGCGGCGGACGCCCGTCGTGGACGTCGCGATCACGGAGGCGATCGGCCGACGACGGGGGAAGGACCGACGTCTCCCGTCGCCCGGTGCGGCGGGGCAGGCTCCCCTCGCCGGCGTCCGCGTCCTCGACCTCACGCGGGTGATCGCCGGTCCGGTGTGCACCCGGACCCTCGCGCTCCTCGGCGCGGACGTGCTCCGCATCGACCCGCCGCACCTCCCCGAGCTTCCGTGGCAGCATCTCGACACCGGTCACGGCAAGCGCACCGCGCTGCTCGATGCCCGAGGCGCTGCGCTGCACGACCTCCTGGAGACCGCGGATGCCGTCGTGCTCGGCTATCGTCCTGCGGCCCTGGAGCGCCTGGGCCTCTCCCCCGACGCGCTCGCCGCACGGTATCCGGGCCTGCTCGTCGCCCAGCTCAGCGCCTGGGGCACGTCTCACCCCGAGCGCGCCGGCTTCGACAGCCTGGTCCAGGCGGAGAGCGGCATCGCACTGATCGAGGGCGACGGCGGTCGGCCGGGCGCTCTTCCGGCTCAGGCATTGGACCACAGCGCCGGCTACCTCCTCGCCGCCGCCCTCACGCAACTGCTCCGCCACCGCGACGGGCACTCGCGAGTCGTGCGGACCTCCTTGCGTCGGATCGCCGCCGAGTTGCTCGGGATGCCGCGGACGCCCCGCGCGTCGGCGCTCCCCGAGGTGGACGCATCCGGCCACCTGGCCCGCTTCGACGTCGACGGGGAAACGATCGTGACGGCCGCCCCGGCACTCCCCGGCCTGGCGTTCGATGCCCCGCACGGGTGGGGCACGGACGCGCCGCACTGGTGAGGCGCGGGATCAGACCGCAGCGCGCGGCCGCCGCACCGCCAGTACGACGCAGAGGACCAGGGTCAGCACGCCCCACACCGCGCAGGCGGGCGGCAGCACCCGATATGCGAGATGCTGCACCGTGAACTCGGCGGACAGCGGACCGAACGCGAGCAGACCGCCGACCCACGCGATCACGAGGATCACCGGCAGCGAGAGCCACCACGCGACCCGCACGAACGTCGGAAGGACTCGGCGCGCGTCCGCTCGAGGCGTCGCGCGGCGCAGCCGCAGTGCAGCCCAGATCGCCAGGCCCAGCAGGCCGAGGGCACTCGAGCCGTACTGGAGCCACTTGTAGCCGTCGAAGGGACCCCAGGAGTCCGCGAGCGCGGGCAGCAGATCCACGCCCCACCGCGAGTCGTGCGTGAACGCATCCCAGAGGATGTGCGAGAGCACGCCCAGCATCGTCGAGAACACGAGCAGGAACGGATACAGCGGTCGCCAGCCCGCGTACCGCGGGCGGTCATCGCGACTCAGCGCCTCGATCGCCGCCCGGTATCCGGTCGCCCCCCAGCCGGCGGGCAGCCGCACGGACACCCATCCCGGCAGCAGCTCCAGGGTCGCCGGGCGCAGCAGGACGCGCCAGAGGAGGAACAGCCCGAGAGCGAGCAGCGTCGTCCACACGAGGTTGACCGGATCGTGCAGGAAGCCGTAGTTGAGGCCGACGTTGCGCAGGAACAGCGAGATGTCCGGCGTCATCGCTCCGATCGCGATCGCCGCGGGGACGAGCGGCGTGCGCACGAACGGCAGCGCGACGATCGCGTGGCTCGGAGTGAACGGCATACGAGGCCGGGGTCAGCCCAGGAAGACGCCGGCGAGGGTCTTCTTCCCGCGACGCAGCACCGAGACACCGCCGGGCAGGGTGCCCTGCACGGTCGCGGAGTCGTCCTCCACCCGCTCCCCATCGAGGGAGACGCCGCCCTGCGCGATGGCGCGGCGCGCCTCCGACAGGCTCGACACGAGACCGGTGGCGACGAGGGCGTCGACGACCGGAGTTCCGGCTGCGACCGTCGCATGCGGAAGCTCGTCGAGCGCCGTGCGCAAGGTCGCCGGGTCGAGAGTCGTCAGGTCGCCCTGCCCGAACAGCGCCTCGGACGCCGCGATCACGGCCGCCGTCGCCTCGACGCCGTGCACCGTCGCGACGACCTCGAGCGCGAGGCGCTTCTGGGCGGCACGGCGGAACGGCTCGGTCGCCACGAGCTCCGCGTACTCCTCGATCTCGGCCCTGGTCAGGAACGTGAACACCTTGAGGCGCTCGATCACGTCGGCATCGGCCGTGCTGAGCCAGAACTGGTAGAACGCGTACGGGCTCGTGAGCTCCGCGTCGATCCAGATCGCGTTGCCCTCGCTCTTGCCGAACTTGGTGCCGTCGCTGTTGGTGATCAGCGGGGTGCCGATCGCGTGGACGGACGCCCCTTCGACCCGGTGGATGAGGTCGGTGCCGCTGGTGAGGTTGCCCCACTGATCGGAGCCGCCCGTCTGCAGCACGCAGTCGTACTGCCGGTAGAGCTCGAGGAAGTCGAGCCCCTGGAGGATCTGGTAGCTGAACTCGGTGTAGCTGATGCCGGCGTCGGAGTTCAGGCGCGCGGCCACCGCGTCCTTCTTCAGCATGGTGCCGACGCGGTAGTGCTTGCCGATCTCGCGGAGGAAGTCGATCGCGGAGAGCGGCGCCGTCCAGTCGAGGTTGTTCACCATGCGGGCGGCGTTCTCGCCCTCGAAGCTGAGGTAGCGCTCGACCTGCCCGCGCAGGCGATCGACCCATTCCGCGACGGTCTCGCGGGTGTTGAGCGTGCGCTCCGCGGTGGGCCGCGGGTCGCCGATCAGACCGGTGGACCCACCGACGAGACCGAGCGGCTTGTGCCCGGCGAGCTGGAGGCGGCGGAGCAGGAGCAGCTGGACGAGGTGCCCGAGGTGCAGGCTGGGCGCCGTCGGGTCGAAGCCGCAGTAATACGTGACGGGATCTCCCGCGAGCAGGGCGCGCAGCGCCTCCTGGTCGGTGGACACGTGGACGAGGCCACGCCACACGATCTCGTCCCACACGTTCTCGAACGTGGGGTCGATCGCCTGCGGCGCGGTCGTCAGAGCGGGAGTTGACACGCGCTCCAGGCTAGCAGCGGACGACCGCCCCGCTGCGTCGCGCGGAGGGGTGTCAGCTGTGCGCGGCCCACCACACGAGGAACGCGGCGCCGAGGCCGATGACCCAGCTCACGAGGCTGCCGACGAGGAAGTACTCCGCGCGGGCCCCGGTCTCCCCGTCGCGGGAGATCTCCGGGAAGCGGACGATGCCCTTGGCGGCGAGCATGGCCGCGAGCACGGGGTACGCCACGGCCAGGGTGAGGATCATCACGAGGACGCGTTCGAGCGGGCCGATGAGCCGCCCGCCCTTGAAGCCGTGGCGCGGATCGGCGGGGATCACGGCGGACACCGCAGGGGCATCGGCCGCAGGCTGGTCGGTCGGTGCGGATGCGATGACCGGAGGCACCGGCTCCGCCACCTCCGCGGGGCGCCAGGTGTGCTCGCCGTCCAGAGCCGCGCGGACGACGAGGTTGGCGGATTCGAGCAGGAAGACACCGGCGCCGAGAGCGAGCACAGCCAGATCGAACGGCACCTCGCCGAACGGCGAGCGGAGCGTCCAGAGCTCGCCGATGAGACCGGCGGCATTCCTCGATCCGCCCCAGACCACGGCGCCGATGCTGAGGGCCGCCAGCGCGACGGCCGGCCAGAACCCGGCACGGGACGGCCCCTCGTCCGGCATGCTCCAGGCCCACAGCGCTCCGGCACCGAGTCCGAGGAGGGCCGGCAGCAGCGCGTCCCCGCCGATGCCGAGGAGGAGG
This genomic stretch from Microbacterium sp. Nx66 harbors:
- a CDS encoding CoA transferase, which codes for MVSGRPTSAAELLARVVTEAGGDASPAPADPALRALGGVPLSSRTATGDLALVSVAAVALAAGIDLTRVDPVRVAVAYRSDRYLEVGGTPPPVWAPLSGFWASADGWVRTHGNYPHHARALRTALDLDDRAGAEAVARTLETLHTAEAVRRISEAGGLAVAVRPEDRAADEALRRTPVVDVAITEAIGRRRGKDRRLPSPGAAGQAPLAGVRVLDLTRVIAGPVCTRTLALLGADVLRIDPPHLPELPWQHLDTGHGKRTALLDARGAALHDLLETADAVVLGYRPAALERLGLSPDALAARYPGLLVAQLSAWGTSHPERAGFDSLVQAESGIALIEGDGGRPGALPAQALDHSAGYLLAAALTQLLRHRDGHSRVVRTSLRRIAAELLGMPRTPRASALPEVDASGHLARFDVDGETIVTAAPALPGLAFDAPHGWGTDAPHW
- a CDS encoding DUF4184 family protein — protein: MPFTPSHAIVALPFVRTPLVPAAIAIGAMTPDISLFLRNVGLNYGFLHDPVNLVWTTLLALGLFLLWRVLLRPATLELLPGWVSVRLPAGWGATGYRAAIEALSRDDRPRYAGWRPLYPFLLVFSTMLGVLSHILWDAFTHDSRWGVDLLPALADSWGPFDGYKWLQYGSSALGLLGLAIWAALRLRRATPRADARRVLPTFVRVAWWLSLPVILVIAWVGGLLAFGPLSAEFTVQHLAYRVLPPACAVWGVLTLVLCVVLAVRRPRAAV
- the tyrS gene encoding tyrosine--tRNA ligase, which produces MSTPALTTAPQAIDPTFENVWDEIVWRGLVHVSTDQEALRALLAGDPVTYYCGFDPTAPSLHLGHLVQLLLLRRLQLAGHKPLGLVGGSTGLIGDPRPTAERTLNTRETVAEWVDRLRGQVERYLSFEGENAARMVNNLDWTAPLSAIDFLREIGKHYRVGTMLKKDAVAARLNSDAGISYTEFSYQILQGLDFLELYRQYDCVLQTGGSDQWGNLTSGTDLIHRVEGASVHAIGTPLITNSDGTKFGKSEGNAIWIDAELTSPYAFYQFWLSTADADVIERLKVFTFLTRAEIEEYAELVATEPFRRAAQKRLALEVVATVHGVEATAAVIAASEALFGQGDLTTLDPATLRTALDELPHATVAAGTPVVDALVATGLVSSLSEARRAIAQGGVSLDGERVEDDSATVQGTLPGGVSVLRRGKKTLAGVFLG